A single region of the Vicia villosa cultivar HV-30 ecotype Madison, WI linkage group LG4, Vvil1.0, whole genome shotgun sequence genome encodes:
- the LOC131597742 gene encoding elongation factor 1-beta 2-like, translating into MAVTFSDLHTEEGLKSVNGFLSGKTYISGDQLTKDDIKVYGAVSEKPSGSFSNAATWYDAVSSSLAASFPGKAQGVKFAASGAALAAEAPAKAENDVKSPNIIEF; encoded by the exons ATGGCAGTTACTTTCTCAGATCTACACACCGAAGAGGGTCTCAAATCCGTCAACGGTTTCCTCTCCGGAAAAACCTATATCTCCGG GGATCAATTGACAAAGGATGATATCAAGGTTTATGGAGCTGTTTCTGAGAAGCCAAGTGGGTCTTTTTCCAATGCTGCTACTTGGTATGATGCTGTTTCTTCAAGCCTTGCTGCTAG TTTCCCTGGAAAAGCTCAAGGTGTGAAGTTTGCAGCAAGTGGTGCTGCTCTAGCTGCTGAAGCACCTGCCAAAGCA GAGAATGATGTAAAGAGTCCAAACATTATAGAATTTTAG